taactcggcggcagcatttttgaccatacttctccatGGCTCAAAAGTTACGGATTTGGTCCCaggaaacatattaaaaaatacgtatttagagaaataaagtttttgtgaaaaaaagtaaataaaaaatcggcaattttttttcatgtaccttttttctgaatatttctcaacaatacctacaactttgccaaagacaaaaaaaaaatgatcaaaaccatttttgcatggacagctgtcaaaattatatggagacttgtatggatgaaccaatgtcacaaaatagcttctttggtcataggaaaggtccccacaaagtttaagccaaataaaaatggtcgaaatcggacgATTTCATAAAGAATTGCTCACGTGTTTCAGGGGACCCTAAAGTTCATGTTTCTTCTAAAAATGAACATATGAAgcagttttcttaaattttggcttgtttcattcaaataatgCTGTTTACCACTTAACAATGCCTTCCACACTAGAAGCGCCGTTTGAAACCTTCGGTGATCATAACTAACCTGTTCGGAGTCCAGCATAATCCTAAGGCCAATTTTGTGACATCCGTTGGACGCTAGCAGATCGAGAAACGCGACCAGTGCCGTGCACGCACTCTTCGCCACCTGCTCCGAAAGCTTCGACATGTTCACTGGATCCCCAGGTTGGTTCGATTCTTCGTCACTCTGTTGGAATGCAAGAAGATTAGAAGCACTATTTGTGTAATGACAATCCTTACCTGAATTATGAAAACCTCCGTCCAGCGGATAATGTGGTTCGCGTTGGAATAGTCAGTCCCTCTATGCACTCTAATACTAGGCACTCCATTCAGTGGTTTCTTGTCGATTGGGGAAACGACTCTGCGGATTAAGAAATCGAATTGAAGAATGATCACTTGATTTGCACCCCGTCAACTCACCCAATGTTAAAGTTCAGATCGTTATCGGTCCACTCGATGCTGACGATTTCCTTCTGACTGTCGTCGCCCTCCTCCGGACCACACACTATTCGGTAGTCCTTCATCAGCTTCAGCGCTTCCTTAATACTAGCCATCTTTGCCGGCGGTACCTGCACCATCAGCCCGTCCTCGACGATGCTGCACTTGCCCACGAGGCCGCTGTTGGGTTTCAACACTCCGTTTAGCACCAGAAAGCTGGCCCCGGTCACTGAAATCACAAAATGGTTGATCAAACTGTTTTAGGATACCCTTCAAGGACTCACCTTTCCTCGGCTGACCCTCGATGTTGATCGCTTGCGTCGAATACTGCGTTGCTTCTGGACAGCCGGACTCGGTGTTCTGGATGCACACCAAATGTCCGTCGGCAACCTTGCTGAAGTTTCCCCCTAGTGCCAGCAGTTGATCCGTCGAGCCATTCATCAACACCTTCATGACCTGCTCGTACCGGTTGCGTGGAATCAGAATGCTTGTTTTGCGGTCCTCGATGTGGATCACCATGCCGCGGATGGTTGCGATCGTGTACGAATAGTTCCGGAAGTCCGCCAACAGGTTGATGATGGTTTGGGCAATTTCAACGTACACCGAGTCTCGTTCCCGGACGCTCACATGTGGACTCGGGTAGTACCGATATAGGGCACCCAGTCGTAGCATCAACCGCAACGGTAAGATCTTGGCCCAAGGCATTTCCCAACGGTGGATCAGGACGCCCACTAGGTACGGCTGGTCCGGTAATATCACATGTTGCATACACTGGTAGGTCGGTCGGACGAACAAAAACCCACCGTGGTTCTTCGAGCCCAAAAAGTTCGAACTTTTCGCCGGACTGAAGCCCAACTCCGTGAGAGTACTGCCACCGTCCGCGTCCTCGTAAATCTCGTTCAAATGCACAAAGATATCCTTCGGCAGCAGCTGCGAATCTCCCAGCTCCAGAAGAATCACAATCTCGTCCTGTCCAACAAAGTGCATCCCGCGGGTGGTAAAATTGATCACAGTTTTATTGATGCAACAGTTAAGCTCGACGATCGTCACCAGAACGTGCAGATTTCGCTGCAGCGCAAAGGTCAGTGTTCCATCTCGTAAGCTCGCAATCAGGGCCGCATCGTTGTCGATCTCAATGTGTTTGGATTCTGTTTTCGTGAGCTGCTTCACGATCGGCGGAAGTTTGTTCTCACCTGCGGGGATCAACGACGGTTTGCTGGTGCTAGCTGAAGCGGGAGGGGTTTCTAGGAAGGACGAAAACAGTGAGGATCTTGAATCAATAATGCATCAATTCTGACAGTGCTGTCGAAACGGTTGAATAATTAATATATAGGGAATTGAGAATCAACTGTCCCATCTTGCCCCAGACTATGCAAAACCGAACCTGAaaccgaaattttgaaaaatatgctgTCTTCGGGAAGGTTTTTCCAAAATTAATGAAGAACTTAGTTCCaagaaatggtaagaattggatagttattgcgccttccacaggtaaaaaactaaaacaattgcttttctccatacattttgacgacttttcccatacaaacttcaagagctcaaatttggaatttagcctagtgatgggcccAAGGATGGGCCAATCTTTCAGGGAGTAGCCTCGATTAAGCCCGGATTTAGACCAGCCTACTGTGCACGCCTACTTAATTGTCTAAGCATGTTCTAAAAGTTGCCCAGCGGAATTCAACAGTAAGTAAGACAAGAATTGTAGTTAGCAAGAAACCGTTCGCTCATTCAAGAACagtcttcaataaaaaaaatcattaggtCCTTTGGTACtaagacctggttaggaccgaatcggcctttgaaataacattttacttaaagctaagagtaattattGAGGATCTTGTGATATAAGAACAGTGCGTAAAATAATTTGagtaaaagaaaaatcaaatctgtcCCGTTTTATAGCCCAACTCATTTTACCTGCAGGTAGTTTCCGCCATTTATGGCTTCTTTCAGGTCAACTATATAGTTTCTATTCTCGGGTTCAGCTCGAGTAGACTGGTggaaattttaaggaaaataattCCTGTAGCGGCGCAACAACTGACGTTGAAATCTTCCCTAGAACGAACCGGTTTCCAGTATGTGTCGTGTTTTTAACTTGTGCTCAGATCTGTTTGACTTTGACATCTCCCGTGACACAATCAAAAAACGATTCCTTAATCACCTGAACTCCTTTCCTTTGTGCCTTTTTGAGAAAGTGACTTTTATCGATAACCAGACACAGCTCAAGGGGGCTTTTGTCCACCtccaataaagaaaaaaataacaaataacaaaataactcGTTGGCAAAGGCCAAATGAACCCTTCCGCAAGGGAATATCATTTACGGACAGGTTGATTTACACCTTTGATGCTAATGAATTTACGGATGATAAGAAAAAGAAGGGTCATTTCATGAATCTTTGTGGACCTTTCTGTACACGCACATAAAAACAACAGCTGAGGAATTTGTTCAGGCTGTGAAATTTCATGCGGATTCGGGGATTTCAAGGAAGTGGCCACTATGGACCGAATTTTGGCAGGATTTTCAAATGggctaaaagaaaaaaatgcttaaaaaaggaGAAACTATCTTTGGTAACAATAATCAAAGGTGTCTGGTTTATTGACCAGTAATCGCAAAACAACAACACTTTGGCCGCCTAAACATAGACGATTGTTATTTGAGAATATTGGTTTCCGTTCATATGCAAAACAAAGGCAAAATTCTTACGTTCGTAATAGAAATAACAATCCTAATTTCAATCACATTCACACATACTATTCACGTAGTCAATGCTCTCGACATACAGTTGTAGCATAAATAACACACgcaataggtctattcccgtacttgcagaattgcagaatttctgcaggttctgcagaattctgcagccagcataagtcacttttttgcagcacgttcccgtacttttcagctcgctctcttcatctctctcttttgcagaagttctgcaaggagagaagcggcaaaacttttgcctgggtagcgcgttccagtactttttctgcaatattgtacacagttgagtggatttactcaaattgggtattaaagttttttaattatttcaaaatattaaaaaaaaaaatggttgacaaaaaaagtaattgaaacAAGTTTGCCTCTAGAAcggggaaattattttttatgcagcacaacattttatttaaaaaatcaaagatgtattatttattaagtaactagaaattaattatgctCAGGTAGAAATATATTAGAAACAACTCAAAACAtttacattaggtaaacaattttacaaatgagagtggcaggtacgtttaataaacatgatttaaaaaaagattaacaaaggtttaatatagaagggaccaaaaatacatgttttaatagcagaatgtttgaaagattattcaggataacataaataaattatgactggatgtcacatgaaagaacaacggtgacgcagcgaaattggcaaattaaaaaaaaatgaatcacaaactcaaaaaatttaaaacacataaattaagaaatctggaaattaagaaatccataattaaaaatataaaacactgATATTTTCAGATTGAGAAagtataaaaaacataaatcagatatttgagaattttaagaatgcaaataattatatcagaaaaataaaaaaaataataaatcacaaattttaagtttaaaaattcaaatttaactaaatactaaataattcaaaatgtttaaaatttcaaaaaaatcttaattttagaattcaaaataaatgtaataaaggtcgaaaaaaaaatcgaaataaaaaaaccaaagtttgaatatttatgagtgcagaacaccaaaaattcaaaagctacagttaaaaataataagataattcaagaaattataaattcaaaaataaggccgttgcaaatattttttgaattttaagtccctcagctctgaccaaagtcgagggaagggggggggggggggagggcaaaaaataaaaaaaatataaaaattgaaattacaagcctaggttttaaCGTTttgatggaaaaagtgttttaaaatgcattttacacgcgtccagttactttccaatcattagttttcaaaatatcgatgtattgacggaattttttttttcgcgaaaaaaaaaccttttgtgggactgtacattggtatttcatgaaaattttaaatattttcaaaggagttcaaacatgcaaaatatgattataaacgcaggaaaatgcattttaactggatTTCGGTTgattaaacattaatttttataaaaattttgaagtttttcgaaaaaatattttttttgccccctgattattcagaccgactttgaagggggggagacataaactttgaaaaatatttgcaacggcctaagtaaaatttaaaaattctgtaaatcaaaaattttacaacaataatataaataaaatagaaacagtCAAAATTTCCAATCTCTAAATCGTCTAAATTTgagtttctaacctaaaatatgactccaaaaaatttgtttttttctatgaTTCAAGATGgtgaagaaattaagaattgaagaatttaataatttaagaatttaggaatttaaaaatttaagaatttcagagtttcagaatttcagaattttaatttcgacaaaattacatcattttttttttttttgttcatataagaatacaaattggtagtGCCGTTAAAGgtaaaatttatgatttgccaattaaatttacctattactttaacacacatatttagtatattcaaaatcaatttatgatcaaaaataattcataaacaaatatttatttgagattattaaactcaaaaaaaatgtgtcttttaaaagtttttaaaaactatttgtttttaaatttcatttttttgttggggTACTAGCCGTGCTGTAACACTATGGCTTAAGTtttatcaggtaaaaatattaacactaaaaaaatcgctttatcatttacatgaatgaactaagcctgaaatcgttaacataaaaaaaatcgttctcaataaaaccagacataaaaaacaaccccaaaatcatttattattccaacttataataaaatgcttgattttacCCAACTTGCAATTTTAcgtaagcgtgtactcaacattcatcacaccaaattgcagtaacttttcaacaagaaagagaagagagagcttgcaaaaaagtacgggaacggctttgctgcaacttctacctctctcattgcagaagttctgccttagagaaaagttacttttgttgcagaaaagtacgggaacgctctgctgccgtttttgtgcagaattgcagaattctgcagtacgggaatagacctaataaCAACACAACAACCGTGTTCAAAGGAACAATGGATTGTATGTCTGCGgaggtaaaattatttttatgaggtccttttcggtgctgggacctggttaggaccgagtcggttTTTGTAATTACCattttcttaaagctaagagtaataacagaggatcttgtgcgtaaatgttagtgggaggggaacCGATTCATGttaaaagacaaggcgtgggaagggaagggggattgtgtaggggtttTGTTAGGCTTTGCTAGCCTTTGTTGTCGTCCTCAGATGTctgcggagtttttttttaacaaaattagtGTTACAAAGGTCGCTTGATGAATACAGTAGACAATTTTCGGATATGTAtcaatcaaacaaatttttataatgtgttctgttaattttgttgaaaatcttgAACACGATGCTATTGACAACGATTCTAGcaaaccaaataaaatatctaagcactttttataatgttttgatATCTACTTCTACAACACAGTAGCTCTACGTACCGCTCACGGGTGTCTGCACTCGTCCCTTGCGCTTGTCCCCGTTGCCACCGCCGGGAATTGAGGGCGACGTCTTGGGCTGCGCGTCCCAGTTTTCGTCCAGTTCGGTCAAATCGCACCCGGGCCGGATGCCATCGCTAAAGATGACCGTTTTATCCTTGCGACCCGAGCGTGGGGCTCCGGCCCGTTTCAGCACGCCGACCGGAACCATCACGGAGATCGGAGATTGCGGCGCGTTGCTGTTGGCCTGTTGGAAGGGCGGCACGGTCGAGCAGTACTCCATGGGATTGTTCGGATTGGGTTGGCGGGAGGAGGACGATGGTCCGGAAGCTCCGGCGGCGATTGCAAATTGCGTTCCGTACGCGGCTTCTTCCAGggcttgctgctgctggttgaggATGATGTCGCACGGGATGCAGATTCGTGCCTCGACATCGCCGAGGTATTCCAGTTTGGCTTTCAGGCAGCAACAGGCCGAGCAGAGCAGTTGGCCACAGGCCCGGCAATGGTGGCGTCGCTTGATGATGGAGAACTTTTGGTTACATTGCATGCAGAAGTTGGTGGAATTGTCCGGAACCCAGAACGGGGGGATCTTCCCGAGCTGGGCTTGGGCACTGCTCAGCGTTACAAGTGGAGGTCGATAATCGTCGCCGGCGCCTGCCGCTTGTCCGCTTCCGTCCGAGAGCAGCAGGCCTTCGCTTGCTTCGGTCGGAGGAGCCGACGGAGGAGGAACTATAGCT
This is a stretch of genomic DNA from Culex pipiens pallens isolate TS chromosome 1, TS_CPP_V2, whole genome shotgun sequence. It encodes these proteins:
- the LOC120423420 gene encoding zinc finger FYVE domain-containing protein 9, giving the protein MDLVDIDKVLDDLELNEDNNSRTAVVAPRGSMGAGGGGGEPSPGTTPIKKYSTPTTPAQDPPAPAPQQIPHPHANGPASSINHALAAGPGPSFNGGDKSKPKTSVVNVSTVFSSLNEYVNAGNELSEKLQQIEIQPDLPAGVPRAARDASNGDSKPLISPSSSSISTDSRSSSSLGGRVDCSSSLSNSSGSGHRQVKKQRQQRNSSSSSSSATASSTSTSDGEEDDETGVHERLNNEGLSLSAGDYILDSSENTTTVATTNEEAPKEEGEEELGQKVATATETEAEGKKATGAAASGPSEQQDTSAFSYKNSLYSDTLSNDVINLEGISSISSIVAVDLTSAGQGDKQAGDGSPPQDEQNNRKEEAMLAKPEVLDEDRTTEVKKVVGFESTMDDVSDTELESYLQELEEYDIQQTIAPMVTSATAATTTAATVTTEEVQPEEGVVEEVVKEEVKEELVEDKDRKDTVSIGSHNSIDTRSDESIPESNRGENDEDLISQASTLEFNDLAAMTAANGAGVVVAVPDIAVDDIPDNEIPEFAHEGPADDGSEIRFIDCTETESAVIRENLPAAEDARAAGADNGGQPRVIEDPIVPQVSTVPLPRPNSLELPNQPESAVEKQSSPGHTPPSSVSHGIDSDQGMTLSSTSSDDFAPSSVAIVPPPSAPPTEASEGLLLSDGSGQAAGAGDDYRPPLVTLSSAQAQLGKIPPFWVPDNSTNFCMQCNQKFSIIKRRHHCRACGQLLCSACCCLKAKLEYLGDVEARICIPCDIILNQQQQALEEAAYGTQFAIAAGASGPSSSSRQPNPNNPMEYCSTVPPFQQANSNAPQSPISVMVPVGVLKRAGAPRSGRKDKTVIFSDGIRPGCDLTELDENWDAQPKTSPSIPGGGNGDKRKGRVQTPVSETPPASASTSKPSLIPAGENKLPPIVKQLTKTESKHIEIDNDAALIASLRDGTLTFALQRNLHVLVTIVELNCCINKTVINFTTRGMHFVGQDEIVILLELGDSQLLPKDIFVHLNEIYEDADGGSTLTELGFSPAKSSNFLGSKNHGGFLFVRPTYQCMQHVILPDQPYLVGVLIHRWEMPWAKILPLRLMLRLGALYRYYPSPHVSVRERDSVYVEIAQTIINLLADFRNYSYTIATIRGMVIHIEDRKTSILIPRNRYEQVMKVLMNGSTDQLLALGGNFSKVADGHLVCIQNTESGCPEATQYSTQAINIEGQPRKVTGASFLVLNGVLKPNSGLVGKCSIVEDGLMVQVPPAKMASIKEALKLMKDYRIVCGPEEGDDSQKEIVSIEWTDNDLNFNIGVVSPIDKKPLNGVPSIRVHRGTDYSNANHIIRWTEVFIIQSDEESNQPGDPVNMSKLSEQVAKSACTALVAFLDLLASNGCHKIGLRIMLDSEQVSYEAGSQYNKLGPLYMNALDNELIGTLNRQANSLHLDQQIIVELIFHILDK